The proteins below are encoded in one region of Candidatus Eisenbacteria bacterium:
- a CDS encoding peptidyl-prolyl cis-trans isomerase — protein MRNTLGRTRISLLVLAPLVLLAVAAGGCDILRQQVVAKVEKHTLTLKQFETLLGQSAGGPTPPDSVYRRMMVDDWIDRTLLVQEAETMKLDTLAQVNNQLRVQADQVVAEELYRREVVEKAKVTEADIKAIYEKRKSSWQIAHIVCADRAKADEARAAVAKGMSFEEAAAKFSQDPQTGMMGGVVPHAFSYGELPPELEDVLAKLKAGEVGGPVEYQGGFEILKLLEIKPAEVAPYAQLKPELEKMLMQRRNTTLTQALVKAMKTKHKFVIQPSDVKRFVERMRGAPGDTIPAFSQDVLNEPLARFEGGPYTTGDFLRDISRSSMMSRPNLSEDVTVTRFVDNGATYALLIAEARSRKLDREPRVLTQLEQAREQALTRAVVAKVLGSRPHPGEEELRAEYEKRKGDFVNNGSAEFFVISTTVERDAQEASREARAGIPFATLQKRYAKPTAEEARLNGAGRLVFDGRRPALEDSLRGRQPGSVVGPVAFEGRYFVYEVRNTFPPMSQGFEDARMSLMQIVSREWQTRLLREHVDQLKKKWVPTVNVKTMLGAKPAKPAAKAAAGQ, from the coding sequence TTGAGAAACACCCTTGGCCGTACCCGAATTTCGCTGCTGGTCCTGGCCCCGCTGGTCCTGCTGGCCGTGGCTGCCGGCGGCTGCGACATCCTCCGCCAGCAGGTGGTGGCGAAGGTCGAGAAGCACACCCTGACGCTGAAGCAGTTCGAGACCCTGCTGGGTCAGTCCGCCGGGGGGCCCACCCCGCCCGACTCGGTGTACCGCCGCATGATGGTGGACGACTGGATCGACCGCACCCTGCTGGTCCAGGAAGCCGAGACCATGAAGCTGGACACCCTGGCCCAGGTCAACAACCAGCTCAGGGTCCAGGCCGACCAGGTGGTGGCCGAGGAGCTGTACCGGCGCGAAGTCGTGGAGAAGGCCAAGGTCACCGAGGCGGACATCAAGGCCATCTACGAGAAGCGCAAGAGCTCGTGGCAGATCGCGCACATCGTGTGCGCCGACCGGGCGAAGGCCGACGAGGCGCGCGCGGCCGTGGCCAAGGGCATGAGCTTCGAGGAGGCCGCCGCCAAGTTCTCCCAGGACCCGCAGACAGGCATGATGGGCGGCGTGGTGCCGCACGCGTTCTCCTACGGCGAGCTGCCCCCCGAGCTCGAGGACGTGCTGGCCAAGCTCAAGGCCGGCGAAGTGGGCGGTCCTGTGGAGTACCAGGGCGGCTTCGAAATCCTGAAACTCCTGGAGATCAAGCCCGCCGAGGTCGCCCCCTACGCGCAGCTGAAGCCGGAGCTGGAGAAGATGCTCATGCAGCGCCGGAACACCACGCTCACCCAGGCGCTGGTCAAGGCCATGAAGACCAAGCACAAGTTCGTGATCCAGCCCTCCGACGTGAAGCGCTTCGTGGAGCGGATGCGCGGCGCCCCCGGCGACACCATCCCGGCGTTCTCCCAGGACGTGCTCAACGAGCCGCTGGCGCGGTTCGAGGGCGGGCCGTACACCACCGGCGACTTCCTCCGCGACATCAGCCGCAGCAGCATGATGAGCCGGCCCAATCTTTCCGAGGACGTCACCGTCACCCGCTTCGTGGACAACGGCGCCACCTACGCGCTGCTCATCGCCGAGGCGCGCTCGCGCAAGCTGGACCGTGAGCCCCGGGTGCTCACGCAGCTCGAGCAGGCCCGCGAGCAGGCCCTCACCCGGGCGGTGGTGGCCAAGGTGCTCGGCTCCCGCCCTCACCCGGGCGAGGAGGAGTTGCGCGCGGAGTACGAGAAGCGCAAGGGCGACTTCGTGAACAACGGCTCGGCCGAGTTCTTCGTGATCTCCACCACCGTGGAGCGCGACGCGCAGGAGGCTTCGCGCGAGGCCCGTGCCGGCATACCGTTCGCCACCCTGCAGAAGCGGTACGCGAAGCCCACGGCGGAGGAGGCCCGGCTGAACGGGGCCGGCCGCCTGGTGTTCGACGGCAGGCGCCCCGCGCTCGAGGACTCCCTGCGCGGCCGCCAGCCCGGCTCGGTCGTGGGGCCGGTGGCGTTCGAGGGGCGCTACTTCGTCTACGAGGTGCGCAATACCTTCCCGCCCATGAGCCAGGGCTTCGAGGACGCGCGCATGTCGCTCATGCAGATCGTCAGCCGCGAGTGGCAGACCCGGCTGCTGCGTGAGCACGTGGACCAGCTCAAGAAGAAGTGGGTGCCCACCGTCAACGTCAAGACCATGCTGGGCGCCAAGCCCGCGAAGCCCGCCGCGAAGGCGGCCGCCGGGCAGTAG